From the genome of Mycoplasma anserisalpingitidis, one region includes:
- the secG gene encoding preprotein translocase subunit SecG produces the protein MLILTIVLLIISVIIIIISFIMSPDSNAFSGALVGSGDLELFKTSKERGFKKILKYSMFAFGIVLLLASILIRIFL, from the coding sequence ATGTTAATTTTAACTATCGTTTTATTAATTATTTCAGTGATCATCATAATAATTTCATTTATTATGTCACCTGATTCTAATGCCTTTTCTGGAGCTTTAGTTGGTTCTGGAGATTTAGAGTTATTTAAAACATCAAAGGAGAGAGGATTTAAGAAAATTCTTAAATATTCAATGTTTGCTTTTGGTATTGTTTTACTTTTAGCAAGCATTTTAATTAGAATTTTCTTATAG
- the rnr gene encoding ribonuclease R, producing the protein MDKKNIKTEIFDVINKFGPINFVQLVRKLKLLPNENKNVSISLIELENEHKVFKNWDGEYYSPILHDEFDGVLKINNSGKFGFVTELNENELIPVEELRDCFVAKYFFNTALHDDFVHVKVFYEDKTKEKTFGVITKIIERKTTELIGFLVSKNSFVDFKPLDNKYNNAKYRINDLKVNAKINDLVVARVSRIQNEFIYVTIEEIITNKTDPKVFFKAFLEKVKVPKEFNSNMTPELKEIPQTIENENLDGRVDLRNELIVTIDGDDTKDFDDAINVKKLENGNFLLGVHIADVSYYVTENSEIDKEALKRGTSIYLADRVIPMLPFELSNGICSLNPHEDRFAISALMEIDDKGNNIKTEIFPSIIQSKYRLTYKQVNKFLDQQDLLNNDQELTDMINLSYELSKILHEYKTNQGYIDFEIDEPKIYLNEDGTVKDIIVAERGVSEVLIEDFMVRANEQVAEFLTKRKLPVMYRVHDAPDDEKLTNLENVLSVLDIPFKKPQGILDPIKFAQIATEIKEYKYDEFIKLLFLRTMQKAKYTSINIGHFGLASKFYCHFTSPIRRYPDLMIHRILRELVFNKNTEKLSHFNEIIEGIANQNSSMEQSSVDIERNSNDLFYAEYFKNKIGQKFHAQIISVTKFGMFIEFPNKTDALIHKSTLLDGEYEANETMTVIGSSNRKFKIGQFVDVIVTGVDLVEGKVDAVLEEFYAEFLNNEKNKKNFRSVKSEQIRKN; encoded by the coding sequence ATGGATAAAAAAAATATTAAGACTGAAATTTTTGATGTAATTAACAAATTCGGACCTATAAATTTTGTTCAACTTGTAAGGAAATTAAAGTTATTACCTAATGAAAATAAAAATGTGAGCATTTCCTTAATTGAACTTGAAAATGAACATAAAGTATTTAAAAATTGAGATGGTGAATATTACAGTCCGATTTTACATGATGAGTTTGATGGTGTATTAAAAATCAATAATTCAGGAAAATTTGGTTTTGTTACTGAATTAAATGAAAATGAATTGATACCGGTTGAAGAACTCAGAGATTGTTTTGTTGCAAAATATTTCTTTAATACCGCATTGCACGATGATTTTGTTCATGTTAAAGTATTTTACGAAGACAAAACTAAAGAAAAAACTTTTGGTGTAATAACCAAAATTATTGAACGTAAAACAACTGAATTGATCGGTTTTTTAGTTTCGAAAAATTCTTTTGTTGATTTTAAACCACTTGATAATAAATATAACAATGCTAAATATCGTATCAATGATCTTAAGGTTAATGCCAAAATTAATGATTTAGTGGTTGCTAGAGTGTCAAGAATTCAAAATGAATTTATTTATGTAACTATTGAAGAAATTATCACAAATAAAACAGACCCAAAAGTCTTTTTTAAAGCTTTTTTAGAAAAAGTTAAAGTACCAAAGGAGTTTAATTCTAATATGACTCCTGAATTAAAAGAAATTCCACAAACAATAGAAAATGAAAATCTTGATGGAAGAGTTGATTTAAGAAATGAACTAATTGTTACTATTGATGGTGATGATACTAAAGATTTTGACGATGCTATAAATGTTAAAAAATTAGAAAATGGGAATTTTTTACTTGGAGTTCACATAGCTGATGTTTCATATTATGTAACTGAAAACTCCGAAATAGACAAAGAAGCCTTAAAAAGAGGAACAAGCATTTATCTAGCTGATAGAGTTATCCCTATGTTGCCTTTTGAACTTTCTAATGGAATTTGTTCATTGAATCCTCATGAAGACAGGTTTGCAATTAGTGCATTAATGGAAATTGATGATAAAGGAAATAACATCAAAACTGAAATTTTTCCTTCAATAATTCAAAGTAAATATCGACTAACTTACAAACAAGTTAATAAATTCTTGGACCAACAAGATTTATTAAATAATGATCAAGAATTAACTGATATGATTAATCTTTCATATGAGTTATCAAAAATTTTACATGAGTATAAAACAAATCAAGGTTATATCGATTTTGAAATTGATGAACCTAAAATTTATTTAAATGAAGATGGTACAGTTAAAGATATTATTGTTGCTGAAAGAGGTGTTTCTGAAGTACTAATTGAAGATTTTATGGTACGTGCTAACGAACAAGTTGCAGAATTTTTGACTAAAAGAAAATTACCAGTAATGTACCGTGTTCACGATGCACCAGATGATGAAAAACTCACAAATTTAGAAAATGTTTTATCTGTTTTAGACATTCCATTTAAAAAACCACAAGGAATTTTAGATCCAATTAAATTTGCTCAAATTGCTACTGAAATTAAAGAATATAAATACGATGAATTTATTAAACTTTTATTCTTAAGAACAATGCAAAAAGCAAAATATACTTCAATTAATATTGGTCACTTCGGATTAGCAAGTAAATTTTATTGCCACTTTACAAGTCCAATTCGTAGATATCCAGATTTAATGATTCACAGAATTTTAAGAGAATTAGTATTTAACAAAAATACTGAAAAATTAAGTCATTTCAATGAAATAATTGAAGGTATTGCAAACCAAAACTCTTCAATGGAGCAATCTAGTGTTGACATTGAACGTAATTCTAATGATCTTTTCTATGCTGAATACTTCAAAAATAAAATTGGTCAAAAATTCCATGCACAAATTATTAGTGTTACTAAATTTGGAATGTTTATTGAATTTCCTAATAAAACTGATGCTTTAATTCATAAAAGCACCTTACTTGATGGTGAATATGAAGCAAATGAAACTATGACTGTTATTGGTTCAAGCAACAGAAAATTCAAAATTGGACAATTTGTTGACGTTATAGTTACTGGAGTTGACTTAGTCGAAGGTAAAGTTGATGCAGTTTTAGAAGAATTTTATGCTGAATTCTTGAATAATGAGAAAAATAAAAAGAATTTTAGAAGTGTAAAGAGTGAACAAATAAGAAAGAATTAA
- a CDS encoding tRNA1(Val) (adenine(37)-N6)-methyltransferase, with the protein MTNIDKNWEINSLGFDSNLYVYQDKTMFNYSVDTILLGNFVQLNNKTSNLLEIGTNNGALSIFLAARHRNMQITALEIQSKACELAKINIAKNNMEEQINVVNQDFNVFWKEWNKTVNKKFQVIVCNPPFYPYDKTKASSKISVEKLIATHEIHLNLEQIIKGSSKLLEQKGYLNLVIPVERLVDCFQYMRNYNIEPKRVQFIIPRIQDKPKLVLIEGRMNAGWGVHFLPNLYLHSSEDKNSHEYLPEIKELYKPKIVGENNE; encoded by the coding sequence ATGACAAATATAGACAAAAATTGAGAAATTAATTCACTAGGTTTTGATTCAAATTTATACGTTTACCAAGATAAAACTATGTTTAATTATTCTGTTGACACTATCTTATTAGGAAACTTTGTTCAATTAAACAATAAAACTTCTAATTTGCTTGAAATAGGAACTAATAACGGCGCTTTATCAATTTTTTTAGCAGCAAGACACAGAAATATGCAAATTACGGCCTTAGAAATTCAATCTAAGGCTTGTGAATTAGCTAAAATTAATATAGCTAAAAACAATATGGAAGAACAAATAAATGTTGTAAATCAAGATTTCAATGTTTTTTGAAAAGAATGAAATAAAACTGTTAACAAAAAATTTCAAGTTATTGTATGTAACCCTCCTTTTTATCCATATGATAAAACTAAAGCTAGCAGTAAAATTTCTGTCGAGAAATTAATCGCAACACATGAAATACATCTTAATTTGGAACAAATTATTAAAGGTTCTTCGAAATTATTAGAACAAAAGGGATATTTAAATTTAGTCATTCCTGTCGAAAGACTTGTCGACTGTTTTCAATACATGCGAAACTATAACATAGAACCAAAAAGAGTTCAATTTATCATACCTAGAATTCAAGATAAACCAAAACTAGTCTTAATTGAGGGTAGAATGAATGCTGGTTGAGGAGTTCACTTCTTACCAAATTTATATTTACATAGTTCTGAAGATAAAAATTCACATGAATATTTACCAGAAATAAAAGAATTGTATAAACCAAAAATAGTAGGAGAGAATAATGAATAA
- the metG gene encoding methionine--tRNA ligase: MNKKTCYITTPIYYASGNLHIGHLYTTTVAWTLANYKKLQGYDVKLITGSDEHGQKIYEKALEQKLSPQEFVDQKSELFKKLWNDFKIDIDFIRTTDKKHEEVVNKIFDFFVEQELIYKDKYDGLYSVSDEEFLTPTQAVLKDDGNYYHPESGHKLINVSEESYFFKMNQFNQWIIDYIEQNPEFLAPKKSVNEMKNNFLKNLNNLSVTRTNVDWGIKSNKDPKHTIYVWLDALCSYITAIGFDFENSSEEFNKFWNNGDEIIHLLGKEIARFHFVYWPIFIKGLNLRQPSKIQSHGWIVTPTGKMSKSKNNVIDPYDLLNKYHHEMIKYYFTSQIALGEDGVYDEQRFKDVINSDLINNYGNLVSRTLTMISNSFDKPLKYNKVDEEIHNEIENKIVQSKSKYIQYFDELEIDKALKVAIELSSDLNKYIDLTKPWTLKEEKVELEKVLIRLLNGIYAVSTYISVVLPEKIHEVSQQLDNIEFSLKNIENFSKFDNIHTERKFIFFERLK, from the coding sequence ATGAATAAAAAAACTTGCTATATAACTACACCAATTTACTATGCATCAGGTAATTTACACATCGGACACCTTTACACAACCACTGTGGCATGAACTCTTGCTAATTACAAAAAACTTCAAGGTTATGATGTTAAATTAATCACTGGTTCTGATGAACATGGTCAAAAAATTTACGAAAAGGCATTAGAACAAAAACTAAGTCCACAAGAATTTGTTGATCAAAAATCAGAGTTATTCAAAAAACTTTGAAATGATTTTAAAATTGATATAGATTTTATCAGAACAACTGATAAAAAACATGAAGAAGTGGTTAATAAAATTTTTGACTTTTTTGTTGAACAAGAACTAATTTACAAAGATAAATATGATGGTTTATACTCAGTTAGTGATGAAGAATTTCTAACTCCAACTCAAGCAGTTCTTAAAGATGACGGTAATTATTATCACCCTGAAAGCGGACATAAATTAATTAATGTTTCAGAAGAAAGTTATTTCTTTAAAATGAACCAATTTAACCAATGAATCATTGATTATATTGAACAAAACCCTGAATTTTTAGCTCCTAAAAAATCAGTTAATGAAATGAAAAATAACTTCTTAAAAAATCTTAATAATCTTTCAGTTACTAGAACTAATGTAGACTGAGGAATTAAGTCAAATAAGGATCCAAAACACACTATTTATGTATGACTAGATGCTTTATGCAGCTACATTACTGCTATTGGTTTTGATTTTGAGAATTCTAGCGAAGAATTTAATAAATTTTGAAATAATGGAGATGAAATCATACATCTTCTTGGTAAGGAAATTGCAAGATTCCACTTTGTATACTGACCAATTTTTATTAAAGGTTTAAATCTACGTCAACCAAGTAAGATTCAAAGCCATGGATGAATTGTTACTCCAACAGGAAAAATGAGTAAATCGAAAAATAATGTTATTGATCCATATGATCTTCTAAATAAATACCATCATGAAATGATTAAATATTACTTCACTAGTCAAATTGCATTAGGTGAAGATGGTGTTTATGATGAACAAAGATTTAAAGATGTTATCAATTCTGATTTAATTAATAATTACGGAAATTTAGTTTCTCGTACTTTAACCATGATTTCTAATTCGTTTGATAAACCACTTAAATACAACAAAGTTGACGAAGAAATTCACAATGAAATTGAAAATAAAATAGTTCAAAGCAAAAGTAAATACATCCAATATTTTGATGAATTGGAAATTGATAAAGCACTTAAAGTTGCGATTGAACTTTCAAGTGATTTGAATAAATACATCGATTTAACTAAACCTTGAACACTTAAGGAAGAAAAAGTTGAATTAGAAAAGGTGCTTATTAGACTTTTAAATGGAATTTATGCAGTTTCAACATATATTTCAGTTGTGTTACCAGAAAAAATCCACGAAGTTTCACAACAACTTGATAATATAGAATTTTCACTTAAAAACATTGAAAATTTCTCTAAATTTGATAATATACATACGGAAAGAAAATTTATTTTCTTTGAAAGATTAAAATAG
- a CDS encoding antibiotic biosynthesis monooxygenase, with protein sequence MIYSKATKYIVKEEKLKGFVDYLYVFVKKARMETQNLSFEYGLNQTKEIIVLERWSSQNDSENFEKKEEIKRELDTLAKMATKIELIYSLDTIR encoded by the coding sequence ATGATATACTCTAAAGCTACTAAATATATTGTAAAAGAGGAAAAATTAAAAGGTTTTGTTGACTATTTATACGTTTTTGTTAAAAAAGCGAGAATGGAAACACAAAATTTATCTTTTGAATATGGACTCAACCAAACTAAAGAAATAATTGTTCTTGAAAGATGAAGTTCTCAAAATGATTCTGAAAATTTTGAGAAAAAAGAAGAAATTAAAAGAGAACTTGACACTTTAGCCAAAATGGCAACAAAAATTGAGTTAATTTACTCTTTAGATACAATTAGATAG
- the rpmG gene encoding 50S ribosomal protein L33, which translates to MSKQKITLSCSICRRKNYQTNKSNGNDERVVINKHCPNCKTHTEHREEK; encoded by the coding sequence ATGAGCAAACAAAAAATTACACTTTCTTGTTCAATTTGTAGAAGAAAAAATTACCAAACTAATAAAAGCAATGGTAATGATGAACGTGTTGTAATCAACAAACATTGTCCAAATTGCAAGACACATACAGAGCATAGAGAAGAGAAATAA
- the secE gene encoding preprotein translocase subunit SecE, translating into MKKQQQNETKVKKTRNKKYLFRKTIKEIKRVRWPDKSKNISSMTQIIIFSIVFMIFAFAVSIAFTYLWNYFGIGI; encoded by the coding sequence ATGAAAAAACAGCAACAAAATGAAACAAAAGTAAAGAAAACTAGAAATAAGAAATATCTTTTTAGAAAAACAATTAAGGAAATCAAAAGAGTTAGATGACCTGATAAATCTAAAAATATTTCTTCAATGACTCAAATTATTATTTTTAGTATAGTATTTATGATTTTTGCATTTGCTGTTTCAATTGCCTTTACTTACTTATGAAATTACTTTGGTATTGGAATTTAG
- the nusG gene encoding transcription termination/antitermination protein NusG, which yields MRKMNWYMISTISGKENVVVEALANRIIAEQVDGDFDPEATENGPFKIFQKPVLTPKELEKKREGKDYKIKWVNMYPGYIFIKMDMTDRAWFVIRNTQYVTGLIGSSGKGAKPTPVTEREIRKSLQREKMALEEFNQGKYFVTFKVGDVVEIIEGPYTGERGIVQKISDNSLNAVIEIESFGKKVPVSISCSSLQVDEL from the coding sequence ATGAGAAAAATGAATTGATACATGATTTCAACAATTTCAGGAAAAGAAAATGTTGTAGTTGAAGCCTTAGCTAATCGTATTATAGCTGAGCAAGTTGATGGGGACTTTGACCCTGAAGCTACAGAAAACGGACCTTTTAAGATTTTTCAAAAACCTGTTTTAACTCCAAAAGAATTAGAGAAAAAAAGAGAAGGTAAGGATTACAAGATCAAATGAGTAAACATGTATCCTGGTTATATTTTTATCAAAATGGACATGACCGATAGAGCTTGATTTGTTATCCGTAATACCCAATATGTAACTGGACTTATTGGTTCTTCAGGTAAGGGAGCAAAACCTACACCAGTTACTGAAAGAGAAATTAGAAAATCATTACAACGTGAAAAGATGGCTTTAGAAGAATTCAACCAAGGTAAATACTTTGTTACATTTAAGGTTGGTGATGTTGTTGAAATTATTGAGGGACCTTACACAGGTGAAAGAGGAATTGTTCAAAAAATTTCTGACAACTCATTAAATGCTGTTATTGAAATTGAAAGTTTTGGTAAAAAAGTTCCTGTATCAATTAGTTGTTCTTCACTTCAAGTTGATGAATTATAA
- a CDS encoding MAG4530 family protein, with translation MNNTNNIYNDFIKNITDNNLVLTGSYSYNINFKKNKFKFNDIDFISLGNHEFIDFSKDLDIEMIFNDNFVTKAILKEYLNFEIIYMSLIPKKYVKEIDGIKLVNKNWTFISKIIQLICLILDNTREEKINKVFNDLMLMYNDWYIKLFSLNKIKLVHIADIVLISSSFFWFYKPSSLLMIDDIEKEWFNIKKKLVKLVSNSNNRRIIKIIETIFNNTKWINLLNKIKVFINNREAFIEKYYLFNENMFLKIDEFKQDFDNYEQLEKYITSFKLNFDKYKHCKIFLDSFDDKSKSSIDIRKMMFLTLFATK, from the coding sequence ATGAATAATACAAATAATATATATAATGATTTTATAAAAAATATAACTGATAACAACTTAGTTTTAACTGGTAGTTATTCATATAACATTAATTTTAAGAAAAATAAATTTAAATTTAACGATATTGATTTTATTTCTTTAGGTAATCATGAATTTATAGATTTTTCAAAAGATCTAGACATTGAAATGATTTTTAACGATAATTTTGTAACTAAAGCCATATTGAAAGAATATTTGAATTTTGAAATAATATATATGAGTTTAATTCCTAAAAAGTATGTTAAGGAAATAGATGGAATTAAATTAGTTAATAAGAATTGGACATTTATAAGTAAAATTATTCAATTGATATGTTTAATTTTAGATAACACTAGAGAAGAAAAAATAAATAAAGTTTTTAATGATTTAATGCTAATGTATAACGATTGATACATTAAATTATTCAGTTTAAACAAGATAAAATTAGTACATATTGCAGATATTGTTTTAATTTCTTCGTCGTTTTTTTGATTTTACAAACCGAGCAGTTTGTTAATGATTGATGATATCGAAAAAGAATGATTTAACATAAAGAAAAAATTAGTTAAACTTGTATCTAACAGTAATAACAGAAGGATAATTAAAATAATTGAAACAATTTTTAACAATACTAAATGAATCAATTTATTAAACAAAATTAAAGTATTTATAAACAATAGAGAAGCTTTTATTGAAAAATATTATTTATTTAATGAAAATATGTTTTTAAAAATTGATGAATTTAAGCAAGATTTTGATAATTATGAACAATTAGAAAAATATATTACTAGTTTTAAATTAAATTTTGATAAATATAAACATTGCAAAATATTTTTGGATAGTTTTGATGATAAATCAAAATCATCAATAGATATAAGAAAAATGATGTTTTTAACATTATTCGCTACAAAATAA
- a CDS encoding IS30 family transposase encodes MIIANIKNSLKEVVCIKTKEKHLPNNHYLIKNSEEEIRILHSKVINTRLLKANQMNILHLNECLRLFKEGKNFSQVSEMIGFQTHTIKKLLKISTTNQGDFVKKYKKVCRNCDQYINYVNYIDFQLIAEHLMLYKSKRTRLHSKTIQNKWRDFIRFWKSEVSYYRKNRFNKDFTKREIKVSAKALVNKFKKMFPNSFCPTPSAVYKCLKSNEFNLSIDILLFLSVGKYHKKTKKVQKSSLKNAVSIHQRPEEANHRLEEGHFELDTVIGQSKDKNCLVTLLDRKTRKLYVILARKTSESVKDALLEMIKINSIKITTLTVDNGSENVRLHEVISNNNLFKCDAYCSYQKGSIENIHRHIRRFIPKGVSMDKFTNKQIYAMSKRINEYLTLINQ; translated from the coding sequence ATGATTATAGCAAATATTAAAAATTCTCTTAAAGAAGTTGTGTGTATTAAAACTAAAGAAAAACACTTACCAAACAACCATTATTTAATAAAAAATTCTGAAGAAGAAATCAGAATTCTTCATTCAAAAGTTATAAACACTAGATTACTCAAAGCGAATCAAATGAACATTCTTCATTTGAATGAGTGTCTAAGATTATTTAAAGAAGGAAAGAATTTTTCTCAAGTTTCAGAAATGATTGGATTTCAAACACACACCATTAAAAAGTTATTGAAAATTTCAACAACAAATCAAGGTGATTTTGTTAAAAAATATAAAAAAGTTTGTCGTAACTGTGATCAATATATTAATTATGTAAACTATATTGATTTCCAATTAATTGCCGAACATCTTATGCTTTATAAATCCAAAAGAACAAGACTTCATTCAAAGACTATTCAAAATAAATGAAGAGATTTTATTAGATTTTGAAAATCTGAAGTTAGTTATTATAGGAAAAATAGATTCAATAAAGATTTTACAAAAAGAGAAATCAAAGTTTCAGCTAAAGCTCTTGTTAATAAATTTAAGAAAATGTTTCCTAACAGTTTCTGTCCTACTCCTAGCGCTGTATATAAGTGCTTAAAGTCAAATGAGTTTAATTTATCTATTGATATTTTGCTCTTTCTTTCTGTAGGAAAATATCACAAGAAAACTAAAAAAGTTCAAAAAAGTTCTCTTAAAAATGCTGTTAGTATTCATCAAAGACCTGAGGAGGCTAACCATAGATTAGAGGAAGGTCATTTTGAACTTGACACTGTGATTGGACAAAGCAAGGATAAGAATTGTTTGGTGACTTTATTAGATAGAAAAACTAGAAAACTTTATGTAATATTAGCACGCAAAACTTCTGAGTCAGTTAAAGATGCTTTACTCGAAATGATTAAAATTAATTCGATAAAAATAACAACATTAACTGTTGATAATGGCTCCGAGAACGTGCGCTTGCACGAAGTTATTTCTAACAACAATTTGTTTAAATGTGATGCATATTGTTCATATCAAAAAGGGTCAATAGAGAATATTCACAGACACATTAGAAGATTTATTCCTAAAGGTGTTTCCATGGATAAATTCACAAACAAACAAATTTATGCAATGAGCAAAAGAATTAATGAATATTTAACACTCATTAATCAATAG